GCAGCTTCTGGCAGTCTATGACAAGCCGATGATCTATTATCCGCTTTCGGTGTTGATGGATATTGGAGTAACGGATATAATGATTATTGTCAATGCCGGTGACGCTGACAAGTTTAATGCGCTGTTCGGCAACGGGGAGAGGCTCGGTATTAACATCAGGTACGCGGTCGAAGACCACCCGAAGGGGATAGCCAACGCGTTCATAATAGCCAGCGATTTTATCGACGACGACACAGTTGCTTTGATACTCGGCGACAATATTTACTGTGATACAGGTATAATCATCAGAGCGGTTGATAAATTCGAATCCGGAGCTTTGGTTTTTGGCGTGACGGTTTACAATCCGGATGAGTATGGCGTGGCTGAGGTCAGCGAGGACGGGCGAGTTCTGTCGATTGAAGAAAAACCGACAAGCCCCAAATCAAATATTGCGGTCACCGGATTATACGTTTACGACTCCGACGTTGTGGCGATTGCTGAGGGTCTCAAACCGTCGGCGAGGGGAGAGCTTGAGATTACTGATGTCAATATGGAGTATGTCAGGCGCGGGAATATTATACTCGCTAATCTTGGCGATGAGGTGCCGTGGTTCGATGCCGGCACGGCGCAGAGTATGATGAGGGCGGGTCACGCTGTCGCGGACCGTGAAAAGCAGACCGGCCGAAAGATAGGCTGTCCTGAAGAAATCGCGCTCGAGTGCGGATATATCAGCCTTGACCAGATGAGACAGCAGCTCGAGTCAATGCCGGAATCCGATTATAAGGCATATTTAACTCGTATAGTGGCTGTTCAGGCCGGATAATAAGGGCTGTTATCTCGAATTGGCATAAAAATATCCGTTGATTTTTCGATACTGATTGTATATTATTGCCAGACCTGCCGAGGCAGGTTCACAAATATCTCGAAAGCTGGTGGGGTTCCCGAGCGGCCAAAGGGAACAGACTGTAAATCTGTCGGCGAAGCCTTCGGAGGTTCGAATCCTCCCCCCACCACTTTTTTGTGTCTTCTGACCACACTTCCAATACGCCGTCGAACAAAAGCCTTGTCGAAATTGCCGCATTTGCATAGCTTGCCTTTTATGTTTTAGACGCAACCTTTCTCGAAGGAGTGCCGGCCATGTTTCATAAAATTCTGGCTTTAATATTTCTGTGCTTGCTTGTACTTACGCTTTCAGCGGCCCCGGCTCTTACCGGAACCGGCGAATTCCCACCGTCGGTGATGAAAGCCCTTGAGGCTTCGGGCAACAATCGGCCCGAGCTGGAAAAAGCGTTTACTCACTATCAACAACGGTCGGACAGCAGCGAGATAGACCGACTGAAATACATGGCGGTTCAGTACCTGATAGAGAACATGGAGGGGCACTGTTATGTCACGTACAAGCTCGTCGATACCGCTGGGGAAGAGGTTGACTTCAACGTGCTGGACTACCCTGATTATGATTCGCTCGAGCGGGCAGTGGGGGCTATTGAGGATGCTCGCGGCGTACTTGACTACAAGAGAAAAGACAAGTTCGATGACCTTCAGACTATCACCGCCGATTTTCTTATGAATCAGATAGACTATGCTTTTCGGGCATGGACAGAGAAACCGTGGGCGCAGAATCTGACGTTTGAGCAATTTTGCGACTATGTCTTACCATACCGCGGGAGTAACGAGCCGCTGGAGCCGTGGCGGGAGTACTTCTGGAGTCGGTACGAGGGTATCGTCGATAGTATGTCGGATCCAACTGACATCGTTGAGGCCGCCAGAATAATAAATGATGATGTCCGTTCGTGGTTCGGTTTTGATCCTCGCTATTACTATCATCCCACCGATCAGGGACTGTCCGAAATGCTGGGCAGCGAGCTCGGTCGGTGTGAGGACATGACCAATGTAACCATATATGCTTTCCGGGCCAATGGCCTGGCGGTCACCAGCGACTACACTCCGTACTGGGCCAACTCCGGCAATAATCACGCCTGGAACGCGATTCTTCTTGCCGACGGCAGAGTTGTGCCTTTTATGGGGGCAGAGGCCAATCCCGGCGAGTATAAGCTTGCCAACAAACTGGCCAAGGTATATCGCAAGATGTATGCGTTGCAGCCGGACAACCTCATATTTCAGACGCGAAAACAGGAGGAAGTCCCGCGTTGGTTAGCCGGCAAGAATTATATCGATGTAACCCCGGATTATACCGAAGTCTTTGATGTCAGCCTGTCCTTTACGGAAGAACTGCCCGATTCGGTCGATATGGCCTATCTTTGTGT
The sequence above is drawn from the Candidatus Zixiibacteriota bacterium genome and encodes:
- a CDS encoding transglutaminase-like domain-containing protein, with translation MFHKILALIFLCLLVLTLSAAPALTGTGEFPPSVMKALEASGNNRPELEKAFTHYQQRSDSSEIDRLKYMAVQYLIENMEGHCYVTYKLVDTAGEEVDFNVLDYPDYDSLERAVGAIEDARGVLDYKRKDKFDDLQTITADFLMNQIDYAFRAWTEKPWAQNLTFEQFCDYVLPYRGSNEPLEPWREYFWSRYEGIVDSMSDPTDIVEAARIINDDVRSWFGFDPRYYYHPTDQGLSEMLGSELGRCEDMTNVTIYAFRANGLAVTSDYTPYWANSGNNHAWNAILLADGRVVPFMGAEANPGEYKLANKLAKVYRKMYALQPDNLIFQTRKQEEVPRWLAGKNYIDVTPDYTEVFDVSLSFTEELPDSVDMAYLCVFNSGEWQAIHWGRIFDGTAVFTDVGSDIVYLPALYLNEEIEPFGPPFVLEKNTGKVITLEASGLNSMVKLTGTTQRKQEISTDGVAKSSLADGKEYEFFVWQDGWQSLGTATAGDEPLGFENVPQGGLYWLVADDSDREERIFTIDDSIQVWW
- a CDS encoding sugar phosphate nucleotidyltransferase gives rise to the protein MSSVVKKGIVLAGGLGSRLYPASLAVSKQLLAVYDKPMIYYPLSVLMDIGVTDIMIIVNAGDADKFNALFGNGERLGINIRYAVEDHPKGIANAFIIASDFIDDDTVALILGDNIYCDTGIIIRAVDKFESGALVFGVTVYNPDEYGVAEVSEDGRVLSIEEKPTSPKSNIAVTGLYVYDSDVVAIAEGLKPSARGELEITDVNMEYVRRGNIILANLGDEVPWFDAGTAQSMMRAGHAVADREKQTGRKIGCPEEIALECGYISLDQMRQQLESMPESDYKAYLTRIVAVQAG